gtgagccactgtgtctggcctgtttCAGTGATTTAAGAGTCACTCAAAATATGATCTGTAGTTAAGAAGCTATCCTTTTTAGTTACCTActaaattcaaattatttgctttttctgtcaTCTTTATAGTCTATTGCGTCTGCAGACATGGATTTCAACCAGCTGGAAGCATTCTTGACTGCTCAAACCAAAAAGCAAGGTGGGATCACATCTGACCAAGCTGCTGTCATTTCCAAATTCTGGAAGAGCCACAAGACAAAAATCCGTGAGAGCCTCATGAACCAGAGCCGCTGGAATAGCGGGCTTCGGGGCCTGAGCTGGAGAGTTGATGGCAAGTCTCAGTCAAGGCATTCAGCTCAAATACACACGCCTGTTGCCATTATAGAGCTGGAATTAGGCAAATATGGACAGGTGAGTTAAACTTAAGTCAATTTTCCTTTGTAAACTATATTTTTCATTACATGTTAGCTTGTTCATTCAGATTGATTTTATGCAATAACAGCAATAGGAAAAGACACTGTTTCCTAGAATCCTTTTTTCAGAGGTAGAATCATCTGAAAATTTGGATACTCTTACTTGTGGACAGAGTCTGGAAACTAGCCTCAGGTCCTGGCAGCTGTCTCAGAAGAACAGAATGGGCCAATAACGTGATTGCTCAGAAGCTGACCACTACTGCATTTGGTTAGATCTCAGAATCCTTGGCATTTGGTTAGAATTTCCAAGGCAATAATAGAGATAATAAATAAAGACCAAGAATTCGGATTAGGCAGCACAATCTCATCCAGTCATCTTTAATAATCAGTCAGGGATAGGAGGCAGTGTATCTTAATTTACATTAATACATTGTTCCTAAAGACCCCTAAATGTGCTATCTCTGTCCTTGAGGTCACAAATAATTCTCAATTTAAACTTATGTACAGTGCTTTTTTCCCCAACAGTTTCAGTAGTCATTATGGCAGATAATTTTAATGTCTATATGGTTTTTCTTGAAGTCATTCACTTTGCGTTCCAGATGACTGCCAGCTCAGACTTTTAATGATCTGGTTTAtgtcttttgggggaaaaaaaataaattggtaatTAGGAAGGGAAAACCCAGGTCACTGAATTAGCTAATcacatttattttcagataaataagtAAGTGCTTCTATTATATCctacaatagaaatttatttcttcttaatgaTGAGAGTATTTTTGAGCTGTCAGATTTtctcacatattttcttttatagtttctttaGATTTTTCAGTGTTTGCAGTTGTGTActgactttaattttaatttaaaagataattcagGGCTggacacgatggctcatgcctgtaatcccagcactttgggaggccgaggtgagcggatcacctgaggtcaggagttcgaggccaagctgaccaacatggagaaaccccatctctactaaaaatacaaaattagctggtcatggtggcacatgcctgtaatcccagctactcgggaggctgaggcacgagaatcgcttgaatccgggaggcagaggttgtggtgagccgagatcatgccattgcacttcagtctgggcaatacgagcgaaactctgtctccaaaaaaaattttttttaaataataaaagataattcggcccgggcgcagtggctcacgcctgtaatcccaacactttgggaggccaaggtgggtggatcacctgagatcaggactttgagaccagcctggccaacatggtgaaaccttgtctctactaaaaatacaaaaattagccagacattgtggcaggcgcctataatcccagctacttgggaggctgaggcaggagaatcgcttgaatctgggaggcggaggttgcagtgagctgagatcgagccactgcactccagcctgggcgacaagagcgagattccacttaaaaagaaaaaaaaaaagataattcattaaaacattttcaccgggcccagtggctcatgtctgtaatcccagcactttggaaggccaaggcaggtggatcacttgaggtcaggagttcaagaccagacaaacatgataaaaccccatctctcctactaaaaatacaaaaacaaaacaacaacaacaaaaattgccgggcatggtggcaggcaccagtaatcccagttactcaggaggctgaggcaggagaattggcttcagcctgggaggtggaggttgcagtgagcagagatcacgtcactgcattaTAGCCTAGGTGGGAGACCCtgctgcaaaaaaagaaaaattttaaatttggagTACCTTTTTATGCTACTTGTACTTGTTGACTAGTTTGTCTGATCCTAAAGTGAGTTCTGtttctgggcttggtggctcacgcctgtaatcccagcactttgggaagctgaggcaagtggatcatctgaggcaaggagattgagaccagtctggccaacatggggaaaccacatctctactaaaaatacaaaaattagctggacatggtggcagacacctgtaatcccagctactcagggggctaaggcaggaaaatcacttgaacccaggaggcagaggttgctgtcaaccgagatggcgccactgcactccagtctgggtaacagtgagactgtctcaaaaaaaaaaaaaaaacaacaaaaaaaaaacccagctgggcgcggtggctcacggctctaatcccagcactttgggaggccgaggcgggtggatcacgagatcagtagatcaagaccattctggctaacacggtgaaaccccgtctctactaaaaac
This Theropithecus gelada isolate Dixy chromosome 13, Tgel_1.0, whole genome shotgun sequence DNA region includes the following protein-coding sequences:
- the COMMD1 gene encoding COMM domain-containing protein 1 isoform X2, whose product is MDFNQLEAFLTAQTKKQGGITSDQAAVISKFWKSHKTKIRESLMNQSRWNSGLRGLSWRVDGKSQSRHSAQIHTPVAIIELELGKYGQESEFLCLEFDEVKVNQILKTLSEVEESISTLISQPN